One genomic region from Kiritimatiellia bacterium encodes:
- a CDS encoding ATP-binding cassette domain-containing protein, with amino-acid sequence MIKISNAVKTYDRGETAVRALQGVSLAIAEGEFTAIMGPSGSGKSTLLHILGLLDVLDDGNYNLFGHDIHHLSDDALAEIRNTSIGFVFQHFNLLPRTTALENVLLPVLYAHHKP; translated from the coding sequence ATGATCAAAATCAGCAATGCCGTCAAGACTTACGACCGGGGGGAAACGGCGGTGCGCGCCCTGCAGGGCGTTTCGCTGGCCATTGCCGAGGGCGAATTCACGGCCATCATGGGCCCTTCCGGATCCGGAAAATCAACCCTCCTGCATATTCTCGGCCTGCTGGATGTGCTTGACGACGGCAATTATAATCTCTTCGGCCATGACATTCACCATCTTTCCGATGACGCCCTGGCGGAAATACGAAACACTTCCATCGGTTTTGTCTTCCAGCACTTTAACCTTCTGCCGCGCACCACCGCCCTGGAAAACGTCTTGCTGCCGGTTCTCTATGCCCACCACAAGCC